The segment taATATAAAGGCGAGagtgagaaataaaaatatcatgtttTACATTGCGGTTTAAATGCATGTGGGTCGGAGTTTTCAAAGTCAGTGGTTGACGGTTAAAAGCCAAAGGATTATGCCTCGTCTCGTCGACGGATATGGTAGTTTGGATTacaatcttttaaaaataaaaataaaaaaaatatatatttaaactcaAAGAAAGATTTGATGGGAGAGAGCAAAGAGTAGTgtgtgatgttgttgttgtgttgTGTGTTGTTCAGTTATGGCGGGTCATGCGAAACGAACGAGATCAGATCAACAAGAAGAGACGAGACGCGAACGCACATACAAACTATGTCGTTCATGTTACAAGTGAAAAGGAGAAGTCATGGGTCCATTGGccttattcgtttttttttttttcttttttcaattacataCATGCGAATAATGAGTAACTATAACTTTACATTCACAAACCGTTATTGTTAcaattgtctttttattttattattatttttcaaaaatattaatgcaaAGTTggtcataaaattttaaggCAATATGTAGAAATTTATTCCACAATTGTTTCATGATATTATATGAATTATCATAATActaaatcaagaaaaattatgataattaactTGAATATAGTCActgcaaaaatatattattttatgataaaattttttaaatttaaaattaaaacttttgatGTTACAATActactttatatttaaaaaataaataaatatgtttaataatttagaaaacaaTTACGTGAAAATTGAGTCATTGTTAGTTGAATTAATTGGCCGTTAATTgattgtgttttttaaatcaagaCTGCAATCAAGCGAAACTTGTGAGACACGCCTTTCAGTAGCagcaatgatgatgatcaaaaataataagatagaaaaaaaaaaaaaaaattatttataaacgaataaacaCCGAGAAAATGTAGGTGTGTCCTCGAAATATTTAAAGGCCACGCATATcaatttgtttgtattttttttatatttgtaaataatgattgaataacaatttaatcatcaacttgtcattatttatttattaaacatttgaGATACTAAAATTCAaggtatattgataaattgcaACACGACATATTTGACCTGGCTGGCGGCATAAATATGAATAGAACCATGTTGTATTTGTAGTGTTCGTGAACCATGGATGATAACACCTTTGAGGACATGAAACATATACAACACTATATACTTTGTACCCGGTCACGGAAATCGTGCGTGGATAATTACGTGAAAGAGCGTTGTTCatatatgcaaaaataaaaaaaaattccttgcttttattttttcttattcttgCCGCTGTATAATGCGTGagaataagttaaaaaaataaaataaataaacttatgtaaatatattataaaagcatatgttattaacaaataaaacaaaaatttatatatatttattttataatatataattttttttataccggTTTTCTATGTTACTTGATTATCAATTTGCCAAATCCAAATTATTGTATTGATAAATTCCAAATGTCGTAAGCACACCAAACACATGACACTTTatcaacacacacacatttctaattaattaaaataaaatataaattaaaaaaatatatttacttgtaGCACTTGTAAGGATGCAATAAACAAAATCCACtaaggtaaaataaaattaaaaaaaaaaaccagtttaGTGGTAGATATACTTGATGATGTTTAACTTTGAGAAATCGATGCGTCCAATTAAATTGAGTagcacttttatttttattaaaaaattatttgtaaaaatatttttgtaaaaacagatgataattaaatttgaaggcaaatatttttgaaatgtgataaatttttgttgttttttttttttggagtaaaaatatagatattattttttttttagatgttaaTGTATATCTAAGATGGATTAAATATTTCACTGGAATTTTTAGATATCAATTGAATACGATGGACAAGATCTACGATCCAATGATAAATTTCTAGGTCGAACTAATCGTAACGACCAgacacttatttatttattttttttaaaactttttaatcgtatattttatttttattttcaagcaaGACGGTGGaactttcaaaataaaaaaaaaattatcaaccaAACCGATCGAGTAATTAACGACTAGCCATGTCAAcacaaatttattgttttttacttGGAAAAAATACCATAAGTATagaatttcttgaaaaatgtAACATTTAATGAGACTAGACGGATTAGATAAATAACTTGTGATTAAgtgttaattgaatttatgattatatttatttattgatggatTCGATGGACACATCATCGCGATCATGGTACAACTGGAGGGCCAGGATATTTTCCCGATCGTTCTCACCCTTTCTATCCCCTCTGCTCCTTGTCCCCACCGATAGTAAGCTATATGCCAGAAAGTCAACTAACTCATCATGTTcaaattcttttctttttttttttaacttacttTCTCTTTAActcatatattaatttttaaccaagtgtaacaataatttatttatttctattttttttagaataaaaacaaagaagaacatcaaaataaattgatgtatCAATTATCCGTTGAAActtgaaatagaaaatatatttatttgtaaaacgtgaaaaaattatcactccaaaatgtattttgtattaattgatTGCTTGACAGATTTTACCATCAACAATACACATTATGCacatacaattaaataaaaattatacgagtaaatatgaagaaaaaaaaatgtcgtcTCTTACCTTGGAGCAACTAGCTGAAGATGCCGACATCTTGTAATGAAGCTCGCACAGATCACTAAATCACTAaatcacttaaaaaaaaaaaagatccaaTTGTTTATAgactttttataaaatcacgATCAGTCACATATtaaatgttattgtttttgttcaaCCAACTTCAAACCCATTAAACTTTACAGGTGTAaacatttaacaaaaattactcGTTTAATAATGTCACTATTACTTTCACAATGCtctaatcaaataatttaatttgaaacaCAAAAATGTCATTgttcttgaaataaaataaaatcacactGTCACTTGACTATCTAAACATTGTTATGTAAACACTAAACACTTCGAGAATCCTGACTACACGTGTTgtcattgtaattattattaataataacaatgaataaCAACCTGACGTCGAATAACTGATAACCGGCTTTGCCATATGCCAACACAGTCGAgatctgtaaaataaaataatttaattagtaaaatattaaattatataataataaataaacattattaaataaataaataaatatatacatttataaataaaataaaactggaCGACAAGGACAACAGACGacttctgaaaaaaaaaacgccacCAATTTCGCTAACTGTGGAAGCCGACCTTTATAAAATGTCAAGTGGCGCcgctgtgtttttttttcatgaagcttatttatcaacaatgacAAACTTTATTGGCAtgagaatgaataaataaataaataaataaataaataaataattaaataaatagagaattgttaaataaataataacaaattcaaAAATCTATATAACAAAACAACAATGGCAGCATTGATGAAAAAACGAGTATTGGCAGAATTAAATCAAAGCCaggtatttattaataatattgttaattatttacaaaataaacatttgttattattttttaattttaaatatttttgttaacaaGGTGATAACAGTTGAGCCTCCTTTGAAACGTTTGAAATCCCTACGTTTATTGTCAAGTGGAAAAAACGGTTCAGGAACAGATGGTAGTTCAGCTTTGGCATATGTTGAAGTATTAGAAAAATGTAAAGGTGGTAATGATGCATTACAATTATTGGTACGTTTATCAGATACATTATCGAAAATGTCATCAGATGATGTGCCATTGACAGTAACAAAACTCATTGAAAGATTCAATTTAGAAAGTGAAGCAGCAGTTAGAGCTAAAATTCTTTGGGTACTTGCTGAACTTGGTGATGTTACAGTTGATGTAGCTGAAAAAATtcgtattattgataaaacatcATCTCTATTAGACAATGAAGAATCTCATCGTGTTAAAAGTCAAGgtttatcaacattattaaaacttgGTGATCATCATAAAGAAACAGTACTTAAAATAGCACGTAAACATCTTCATGATACTTGGCATGGTGTACAAACACgttgtttatcaataattggtAGATATTTATCACCAAATAATGCTGATGATACATTATTACTTGTTGTTAATTATGCAAATTCACAAGATCCACGTGTACGTGCAAGTGCATTTGAAACAATGGCAGAATTACATACTGAACGTAGATGTCGtttagctaaaaatttttttgttaaagtaTGTAATGCATTACGTGATGATTATGAAATAGTAAGACGTGctgtattaaaattaatatggaTACTTGGTAATGAATATCCAGATGATATTATTGGACAAGATGGTGATGAATCAATACGTATGATTGATtgtgtattttcaaaaatatgtgGTTTAATGGGTGATTTATCACCACGTGTACGTGCATCAGCAATGACATTAATGGGTACAATGAAAGGTGTTAGTAAAAGATATATTGAACAGGcacttgataaaaaacaaaaaaaagttgaagatGAAACATCAGAAATTGAAGAACGTAGTGGTTCATGTGGTGCATTTATACATGGTTTAGAGGATGAATTTCTTGAAGTTAGAACAGCTGCTGTTGAATcattatgtaatttatcatTGGAACAACCAAGTATTGCTAGAATAACATTAGATTTTATGGTTGATATGTTTAATGATGAAATACAAGACGTTAGAATACGTGCTATTGAATCATTAAGAAAAATGTCAGCAAGTGTTACACTTCAAGAAGATCAACTTGAAACAATATTATGTGCATTAGAAGATTATTCAGATGAAGTACGTGAAGGACTTCATGCAACACTTGCTGCAAGTAAATTAGCAACAAGAAATTGTTTACATATGTGTGTTAATCGtttgattgataatttaataagatATCCACAAGATAAAGATAGTATACGTAGTTGTTTAGCTGCACTTGGTGCATCACATCCATATTTAACACTACCACTTGTACCACAATTACTTGGTCGACATCCATTTTTTGATACACCAGAGCCAGATGTTGATGATCCATCATATTCAAGTGTACTTGTACTTATATTTAATGCAGCATTTCATTGTCCAAGTATGCATGCATTATTTTCAGAACATGCAGCaaaacattatcattatttacgTGATACAATGCCACAACTTGTACCAAGATTAAGACCagtattaatacaaaaaacaattaatggaaataacgataataaccataataataacagtaataataatgatgatgaggatgacGATGAAGAAAATCGTGATAAAAGAAGTAGAGAATTTTTAGAAAGAATGGTTGTTGGTGTTGAAAATTCAAGACCAGGTAGTAAAGTTTATATACAACTTCTTGAAGCAGCAGCTGTTGATCTTGATAGACTTGCTGAGATGGATAATAGAATGGAAGGAGCTGCTCATTTTACAGCTCTTTATGTTagatgtttattattattacgttcAAGTATCAAAGACATAACACAAACACAATCTGATGTTAcgtcaaaaaattttacttcatcagttaatagtaatattgcaactttattaaaatcatctcAACAACTTCAACATCTTTTTACTGgtcttgatgataatgatatgaCACTTGCAACTGATGTTTGGCTTAAAGCACTTGCTGTTGAACTTATTAGAGTTACTAAAAGTGCAACAGGAAGTGCATTACCATTGGCTAGACATTTTTTATCAGAAGCTGATTCATTGCCACAAGATACATCAAAATTACCACCATTTTCACGTGCTCTTGTTTTACAAATACCATCACTTGGTGAAGCTAAACCTGGTTCATTATCTAAATTACTTTTACCATTATTAACAACACCACTTGCACGTGGTGATGAAAAATTACCAAGACCATCAGCTAAAACAAGATTATGTCGTGCAATTATTGAAGAACCACGTAATGATGCTGAtacatcattaaaatttactgGTGGTTTACTTCTTGGTATACCATTAAcagcaaaaatattaaatttacgaGATCCAAGTACAATTAGAATTAAATTACGACATCCAGATCAACAAGTACAACTTTTATTACCTGGAAAAGCTGATTTACGTCCACAAAATTCAAATAGCTCAGATTATAGATTAAAAACAACTGTTTTATTGTCACATCAAGTTTGGATGGAATCTTGTAATGTTGAAGTATCAATTGCATTATTAGTACCATCAACTTCAACATGTTTACACTCATCAAATGATGATCCATGTGTTCTTGATCTTTGTAAACCAACAAAAGTATCAATTGCACCAAAACCAATTAAACGaggattataatattaatactgtaTCTATATTGcttttaaatttcatcatatatatattattatataattatgacataaaaaaaataattttcaaataaatattttaataattttaaattaatttcatttgtttatttatttataaattatttactatttaatttatgtgatttaacatttttatttttttgtttttgattaaGTATAtgcttgttttaaaaataattaaaacgtaagatataaaaaaaaaaaaaactaggttgaaaaacaataacatATCAAAAAAGCTAAAATTATCTTATGGAAATAGATTTATTCTAGTTCACCTacactatatttttatttatacacttGTGTTCTATCGCAAATTTAATATGCATAACAAGAAATTATCGCAActatcaattatatatttcgtCATGGTATGGTGAAGTGTATATATGgtgaagaaattattattaaaaaaaaatcaagaacaattcaaataatattgttgatcaTTTCAatagaaatacaaaaaaaaaacaataataatgaagttaaattttatgagaatatttataatttgtttatccAGCAGAATTATTCATGGTAGATTAACTGACATTATAAATACTAACAAGGGACCAGTTCAAGGAGAAATTGTTTCAACTGTTCATGATTCATCAATTAAGTATTCAGCATTTAGGGCAATACCATATGCAAAACCTCCAATTGGTGAATTAAGATTTcaggtaataaaataaaatcaattgtttattaaataaactagCTAAATGAATTAGTTAATTGCTCTTTTAATTTCATAGCCTCCAGTGGAAATTGATCCATGGTCAACAACACTAGTTGCCACATCAGAAGCTCCATCATGTCCTCAAATAACTGGTATTGGTGGTGCCTATGAAGGTGATGAGGACTGTCTTTATTTGAATGTATATTCACCaagggtaaataaaaaaataatttatattttttgtttataaataattgttattgatcaattttattggTATGTTTATTGCTCAAGACGTCATTCAATGCTAGTGATAGTGAGGCACTTGCTGTGATGGTATGGATTTATGGAGGTGGATTTCTTATTGGTCAAATAAACAGTACACTCTATGGAcctgattttttaattgctgataatgttattgttgttgcaaTGAATTATCGTGTTGGAGCATTGGGtgaatattatcataatatcaactttaataataaaaactaataatattttttattattgaaggATTTTTATCATTGGATATTGATGGAGCAACTGGAAATATGGGCTTGAAAGATCAAGTCCTTGCTCTTAAATgggttcaaaaaaatatcaaaaattttggTGGTGATCcaaaaaaagtaacaatatTTGGACAAAGTGCTGGATCAGTTTGCGTCTCACTCCATCAATTATCACCAGCTTCAAATGGGCTTTTTAGAGGTGCAATTGCCATGAGTGGTAGTCCACTTAATCCATGGGGTTTTACACCATTATCATCAGCAGTTGAACAAGGTTTTGATTTTGCAAAATATCttggaataattaataatgataaagaaGAATTACTTAAACAATTGCGAAATTTAACTGCACAGCAAATTGTTTATGCAAGTGCACAACAATTTATGGATGAAACAAGTATTAAACCAGGtgtaagtttaattaattatttttgtttttatatttaaagttttttttataaataattttcgaaTTAATCTAGTCAAGAATTGGCGGTCTTACATTTAAaccaacatatgaaaattcaagtattgcaaaagaagtatttttatcaaaatgtccattaaaaatttacaagtctGGAAAATATTTGAAGATACCAGTTATACTTGGTTTTACAAACGCTgaaattattctatttattaatagtaagttgtatatttaaattacatttttcaattgaaaaaaaatcaatcacaaatgttgaattttaaatgcaattttaattaaatatttttgtagcTTTTTCTCAAGTAATTGAACTGGCAAAGATTTATCTTGAATCCATTGGTCTCAATGATTTAccaataattaatgatttaaagaCAGTacagaataatttaaaaacaaataacagtCAAATGGATGAAAATGTTCTTTACTCAGCAATTAATGCAAGTATACTATTacttaattataattgtttttattattaattaatttgtttttttttttttatagacaaCTAGTGATGTGAATTTTGTTGCTGGAATTGACGAGACTCAAAAATATCTAATCCAAAAGTTACCCTCAGTTTATTACTATCGAAATTCATTTGATTCTGATGAAACATCTTACAAAATGCTTGGAAAGAGTATTcgaggtaaaaaaatataatttatcactGAATTAACGACTATTCAAAAtgtaacaaaattaattttttttttttatcaaggcCTGGGACATTCAGATGATTTACTTCAGATTTTTTGGCAACCAAGTAGAAGTCACTCTCTAGACCCCAATAGTCGCATTGGTattcagagaaaaaaaatggttaGACTGTTGACAAACTTTGCCAAATATTtgtaagttaaataatttaaaaaaattggtatttttaatttttttttaattattaaaattaatttttttttagaaatccTACACCAACTGGAATGGAAGACTCtcttttaaatgtaatttggACTCCTTCAGGATCAGAAGGATTACATCTcgaaattgaaaatgaaaaaatgtcaatGGAATCACGACCAATTGATGAAACTGCATTATCAGTACAAATAACGAGCAAACCTTTCGATCATGCTGATTGCAcggtttaatttttatacacaaaATTTTCCATTCTATCAAGgcataagttaaaaaattaaaaatcattgtttGTATCATCACTCATATCAGATATGAATTGATAAATACTGTTCAatgatttttgatttaatcaaCTATACTTTAATCTGttcttattaaatatttaataatcaaaattcaaGGTGAATTACGTGAAATTATCTTAtcgaatattaaattgataatgaaaaaaaaattaataaaaatactgttttgtcttttatttgtaattttttcttattcatcTACAtgtaacttttaatttttcgaaatattttaaacataagaattcatttttattgaaattattattctaaaaacgaggatttaataattacagtctcaataatgaatttaaatattaatttttatatatttgttgtaattatttttatcacgaGAAATTACGTTCAAGGAAGATTGACCGATGTAATACAAACTGATAAAGGAAAAGTCCGAGGTGAAATAATTGGAACTATTCAAAATgagtcaataaaatattcatcatttcGTGGAATACCTTATGCAAAACCACCAATTGGTAAATTAAGATTTCAggtgagtttaaaaattacaaaagatGCTCAACAGTATGGATATAATCTtgacaagaaaataaatgatattttatgttttagcCCCCCGTGGAAGCTGATACTTGGTCTCATGTCATAAATGCAACGTCAAATGCTCCATCATGTCCACAAATTAATGAAGATTTACAAGATTATGATGGTGACGAGGACTGCCtctatttaaatgtttattcacCAAAagtataacaaaataattaactaaatttttcATCTGATTGTGAATGTTacttattgatatttatttttttatatagacaTCATTTAATGAAAGTGACAATGAACTTCTTGCTGTGATGGTATGGATTTATGGGGGAGGTCTTACTGCAGGTGTAATACGCCCAACTACATTTGGTCCTGATTTTTTAGTTGCTGATAATGTTTTGGTTGTCGCAATGAATTACAGAGTTGGAGCGttaggtaaattattaataattatgttcattaattatataaattaatgtataaattttaaataattttttgcatGTAGGGTTTTTATCGTTGGATATTCCTGAGGCCACAGGAAATATGGCATTTAAAGATCAAATACTTGCTCTCAAAtggatacaaaaaaatattaaaaattttggtgGTGATCCAAATAAAGTAACAATATTTGGATTAAGTTCTGGATCACAATGTGTTACACTTCAACATTTATCACCAGCTTCTAAAGGCCTATTTAGAAGTATTATTGCTATGAGTGGAAGCACGCTGGGTCCTACTGGatttttatcaactaaatTAGCTGTAAAACAAGCTTTTCAATTCAGTAGTTACCTTGGACTTGTTGGTCTCAATAAGAcggaattatttaataaacttcgACATATACCAGCAAAAGAATTAGTTCAAGCTGAAGTGAAGCGAAAAATGGTAAATACTCTAAATGAATTGGATATTTAACTTGAACGAttgattgtaatatttatatttatattttaaatataggaCGGTAAGGCTTTAGCATTTAGCCCAACAATTGAAAATCCAATGATAgctaaagatatatttttatcgacCTGCccactaaaaatatatcaaaaaggCAATTACCCAATGATGCCAGCTATCACTGGTTATACAAGTACAGAGACACTTATATTTACAAGCAGTAAgacaagaaaatattattgactcTAACTAtagattttgtattttatatttactaggaatattttaatatgtcAATAGATCAAGCGTCAATTTCTGGTTCTGCCAAGAGTGGTAAAGAATATCTTACCAAGCTTGGCTTTGGAAATTCAACGCTCATAGATGGATTGAATGCACTTATTgataaagatataaataatttgagcGATGATGCTTTTTACTTGGGAATcaatgtaagtttttttttttttattttacataaacatTTTATGTGATAATACTGATAgttaattatgttattttttaaattttaattattcaagatAACTTCTGATATAACATTTAATGTTGGAGTCGATTCAACACAAAGATATCTTGCCCGGGGTTCATTTCCAGTTTTTTACTATCGAAATTCATTTGACTATGAAGAGTCACGTCACAGAATAGCAGGAATCAACCGTGATGGTAAGACttattattctaaaaattacaaacccAAACAATGCTAGTATgtacattgaaaatatttttttaaatttaatttagggTGTGCTCACGCTGATGACGTTTCTcatattttttggcaaccaGTAAAAAAACAACCACAAGATCCA is part of the Aphidius gifuensis isolate YNYX2018 linkage group LG1, ASM1490517v1, whole genome shotgun sequence genome and harbors:
- the LOC122861013 gene encoding uncharacterized protein LOC122861013; the protein is MKLNFMRIFIICLSSRIIHGRLTDIINTNKGPVQGEIVSTVHDSSIKYSAFRAIPYAKPPIGELRFQPPVEIDPWSTTLVATSEAPSCPQITGIGGAYEGDEDCLYLNVYSPRTSFNASDSEALAVMVWIYGGGFLIGQINSTLYGPDFLIADNVIVVAMNYRVGALGFLSLDIDGATGNMGLKDQVLALKWVQKNIKNFGGDPKKVTIFGQSAGSVCVSLHQLSPASNGLFRGAIAMSGSPLNPWGFTPLSSAVEQGFDFAKYLGIINNDKEELLKQLRNLTAQQIVYASAQQFMDETSIKPGSRIGGLTFKPTYENSSIAKEVFLSKCPLKIYKSGKYLKIPVILGFTNAEIILFINTFSQVIELAKIYLESIGLNDLPIINDLKTVQNNLKTNNSQMDENVLYSAINTTSDVNFVAGIDETQKYLIQKLPSVYYYRNSFDSDETSYKMLGKSIRGLGHSDDLLQIFWQPSRSHSLDPNSRIGIQRKKMVRLLTNFAKYLNPTPTGMEDSLLNVIWTPSGSEGLHLEIENEKMSMESRPIDETALSVQITSKPFDHADFRGEIIGTIQNESIKYSSFRGIPYAKPPIGKLRFQPPVEADTWSHVINATSNAPSCPQINEDLQDYDGDEDCLYLNVYSPKTSFNESDNELLAVMVWIYGGGLTAGVIRPTTFGPDFLVADNVLVVAMNYRVGALGFLSLDIPEATGNMAFKDQILALKWIQKNIKNFGGDPNKVTIFGLSSGSQCVTLQHLSPASKGLFRSIIAMSGSTLGPTGFLSTKLAVKQAFQFSSYLGLVGLNKTELFNKLRHIPAKELVQAEVKRKMDGKALAFSPTIENPMIAKDIFLSTCPLKIYQKGNYPMMPAITGYTSTETLIFTSNQASISGSAKSGKEYLTKLGFGNSTLIDGLNALIDKDINNLSDDAFYLGINITSDITFNVGVDSTQRYLARGSFPVFYYRNSFDYEESRHRIAGINRDGCAHADDVSHIFWQPVKKQPQDPTTRIGVHRTRMARLWTNFVKYLNPTPNDTSDPLVNFTWFPSGPEGFRLEIGNEKMEMKPRLISDTINAIQLLLRTTEETMNERIIFFICVIINVVTSYVQGRLTDVIQTDKGKLQGEIVGTIQNESIKYSSFRGIPFAKPPIGELRFQPPVEPDAWSHVLNATSDVSLCPQLMDQYDGDEDCLYLNVYSPKTSFDKNDNESLAVMVWIHGGSFTGGSKYQSVHGPDFLIADNVLVVSINYRLGALGFLSLDTDGATGNMGLKDQVLALKWVQKNIKNFGGDPNKVTLFGLSAGSVCVLLHQLSPASKGLFRGAIGMSGSPLSRWGFSPVSLAVKQAFEIGKYLGINNSNKTQLLNRLREVSPKQLVEAVDKLNYDNSEERTSFVTLMPTRENPKIAKDIFLADCPLNIYQKKNYSMIPIIIGFTNVETLITLSEFTAITHFAQLSRNYLNLLGLGDSRFVDNLNVFLNDPQKDLDHLSNDDIYSVVNITSDLHFNIGIDSLQKYLTADSKIPIYYYRNSFDYPESIHRQRGINFNGCAHADDGAHIFWQPVYYQPWDPNSRIGIHRTKMGRLWTNFAKYLNPTPNDPADHLLNFTWTPSGLEGLRLEIRNEQTKIEPRITTDIMQAVQTSDNPFEHANCIN
- the LOC122856641 gene encoding integrator complex subunit 4, which encodes MAALMKKRVLAELNQSQVITVEPPLKRLKSLRLLSSGKNGSGTDGSSALAYVEVLEKCKGGNDALQLLVRLSDTLSKMSSDDVPLTVTKLIERFNLESEAAVRAKILWVLAELGDVTVDVAEKIRIIDKTSSLLDNEESHRVKSQGLSTLLKLGDHHKETVLKIARKHLHDTWHGVQTRCLSIIGRYLSPNNADDTLLLVVNYANSQDPRVRASAFETMAELHTERRCRLAKNFFVKVCNALRDDYEIVRRAVLKLIWILGNEYPDDIIGQDGDESIRMIDCVFSKICGLMGDLSPRVRASAMTLMGTMKGVSKRYIEQALDKKQKKVEDETSEIEERSGSCGAFIHGLEDEFLEVRTAAVESLCNLSLEQPSIARITLDFMVDMFNDEIQDVRIRAIESLRKMSASVTLQEDQLETILCALEDYSDEVREGLHATLAASKLATRNCLHMCVNRLIDNLIRYPQDKDSIRSCLAALGASHPYLTLPLVPQLLGRHPFFDTPEPDVDDPSYSSVLVLIFNAAFHCPSMHALFSEHAAKHYHYLRDTMPQLVPRLRPVLIQKTINGNNDNNHNNNSNNNDDEDDDEENRDKRSREFLERMVVGVENSRPGSKVYIQLLEAAAVDLDRLAEMDNRMEGAAHFTALYVRCLLLLRSSIKDITQTQSDVTSKNFTSSVNSNIATLLKSSQQLQHLFTGLDDNDMTLATDVWLKALAVELIRVTKSATGSALPLARHFLSEADSLPQDTSKLPPFSRALVLQIPSLGEAKPGSLSKLLLPLLTTPLARGDEKLPRPSAKTRLCRAIIEEPRNDADTSLKFTGGLLLGIPLTAKILNLRDPSTIRIKLRHPDQQVQLLLPGKADLRPQNSNSSDYRLKTTVLLSHQVWMESCNVEVSIALLVPSTSTCLHSSNDDPCVLDLCKPTKVSIAPKPIKRGL
- the LOC122856923 gene encoding juvenile hormone esterase-like, with translation MNLNINFYIFVVIIFITRNYVQGRLTDVIQTDKGKVRGEIIGTIQNESIKYSSFRGIPYAKPPIGKLRFQPPVEADTWSHVINATSNAPSCPQINEDLQDYDGDEDCLYLNVYSPKTSFNESDNELLAVMVWIYGGGLTAGVIRPTTFGPDFLVADNVLVVAMNYRVGALGFLSLDIPEATGNMAFKDQILALKWIQKNIKNFGGDPNKVTIFGLSSGSQCVTLQHLSPASKGLFRSIIAMSGSTLGPTGFLSTKLAVKQAFQFSSYLGLVGLNKTELFNKLRHIPAKELVQAEVKRKMDGKALAFSPTIENPMIAKDIFLSTCPLKIYQKGNYPMMPAITGYTSTETLIFTSNQASISGSAKSGKEYLTKLGFGNSTLIDGLNALIDKDINNLSDDAFYLGINITSDITFNVGVDSTQRYLARGSFPVFYYRNSFDYEESRHRIAGINRDGCAHADDVSHIFWQPVKKQPQDPTTRIGVHRTRMARLWTNFVKYLNPTPNDTSDPLVNFTWFPSGPEGFRLEIGNEKMEMKPRLISDTINAIQVSTNPYEHADCID